From the genome of Dermacentor andersoni chromosome 3, qqDerAnde1_hic_scaffold, whole genome shotgun sequence:
atcgtgcgccgCGCGAAACGAACAcagtcacaacagctcgcgcacgacgccgtgagcggaagtgcgccgcaccGCAAGAAaagcgaggaaaaagaaaaaaaatgaaggcggggcgcgtgacgtatgcatcacgcgatcctcgaggtccggtatgggagaacgcagggaagggaTTTCGCTTGCGGACgttagacggggcgagtggagagaatgcctcgcttggcagtggagcgcGCCTCCTGAAATAATGGGTTCAcggcactaaaatatttctatctcggctatcaatgagccgatttgaaaaatttttgcggcagaacgctccctagaggacacgcaacaacttccagcgtatagccgaaatttgctatggggtcTGGTGGTGGTGATTTAAAGCTTGCTCGGGCTCCTTACGCGTTCTTCGCCTCGTCCTTCGTAAACATTTATTAGGCTTCTAGCTTTTGTGCTTCAGCTGTCGTTACTTTTCTTGCAGCGATTTTTTCTGCCCTCACAAGGTATGGGTGCACTATATAATTTATATTTTTTGATACTCAACCCGTTGGCCTCGTTCCTCTTTCTGCGCTACATCGACGGAGTCAACTTCGCCTCCTCTCAAATCATCATCCTCTATCCTGACGAGTGCCATCAGCCCAGGCCTTTCACCCGCTTAGATTCAAGGTCTATTGAAACAAACACAGCGCCTCCGCAACTTCTCCACCACAATGccgagcacctccaccacttctgAGGAACTTTATTATAGAAGATTCTGAGCCGTAACGACAAAGAAGTCGCGGCTAGTGGTGATTAGAtattgtatatatgtatacatgagGAAGACTAGATGCAAATATTGGGCTCACAATACACAATTTTTCGACAGCACCATCCTGACTTGACACGAAGATGTTCCTCCGCGCAGTGCGCCTGTCCTTTTGCATTTAGAACTATATATATGCTCAACCAGTGCGATTGAAACAAGGACACACAGAGAAACATATGCCACAGGACAAACGCTGAACATCGATGCCTTCCATGGCATCACCTCGCGTTATACCGATTACAAAATCAAGGGGAATATTGTGGGTGTGTGCCTGCGGCGCCATGAGAAATGTTCGCCGGCGACCGTGTGTCGTACCCCTCGGTCAATTATTGCCGAGCATGGCGCATTCGGCCGTGGAACCACGTATAGTCGCACACGCGCATCAATTAATTGTCGTGCGATTTCTTGCCTTCGCAACAATCTAACGCGgttatttttcgttttttccgCTTTTAATCACTGAAAAAAATTGATGAACAGTTTCCTTTCCAACGTGATGGATATCCTGACCTGCAACACCGGTCCGCCTCGTTGCTGTGTTTAACGAGTTGCTGCGCGCAACTCCGAGTATACGCAGCTgtcgctgtaaaaagaaacacGGCGACGCCTATAATAAATCGCTTTCCAATTGCGTGCACAGCGCCGCCGCGCATCTCCGAGTCCAGCGCTGGCAGCGCCTCGGCGGTGCGCGTCGCCGGCTCGGTGGGTCCGTACGGCGCGTACCTGTACGACGGCTCCGAGTACAACGGCAGCTACGCGGACCGGCTGTCGTGCGACGAGCTGCTCGACTGGCACCGGCCCCGCGTGCGGTGTCTGGTGCGCGCCGGCGGCTGCGACCTGCTCGCCTTCGAGACGGTGCCCGCGCTGCGCGAGGCATTGGCCCTGGTCCGGCTGCTGCGCGAGTTCCCGGGGGCCAGGGCCTGGCTCAGCTTCAGCTGCCAGAACGAGCGGCTCACGGCCAAGGGCGAGAGCGTCGCCGACGCGGTGCGCGCCTGCCTCGCCGTGGACTCGGCGGGGCAGCTCGAAGCCATCGGCGTCAACTGCTGCCAGGCATGTTCGACCTGTGTGTGTGGACGCGCGCGTCCTTCCCGCAGGGCCGCGTCGACGAGTGCAAAGGGCTTTTCTGGCGTATACGGTATAGGACTGCTGGCCAGCTCGCGGTTTCGCTATGTAGCATCCTGTCCATAGCTCCTACGAGGTCGTGCCCAACGACATCCACCAGGCAATAATTATAATGATGCGTGGTTTAAGGTACGTTTACCACATTGCAAAGTATTATTCAGTAGCTCACTCATCACAGGTCCTCCATGTACAGGTCCTGCatgttcttttgttttacttcgcaccgcagcaagagagatgtacttccgtttcgtctgcttgttcccacgtcatgcaGTCGCGAGCGCAgataccgaaactatgtcatgttctactgtgttccagcacgggatcatgctctgtgatccgcttgtgtctgcctcagtattcgtgtagcagaattataccgctagtcaggtgtcctgtgcacagcgcaaaaatcgtgcgctgcgtgaagcgaaacaatcacaacagctcgcgagcgacgccgtcagcggaagtgcgccgcgccgcaacaaagcgaggagagaaaaaaaatgaaggcggggcgcGTGActtatgtgtcacgcgatcctcgaggtccggtatgggagaacgcagggaaggaatttcgcttgcagaggttagacggggtgagtggagagagtgGAGCAGTGAGTGGGtgggcagtggagctcgcctcctgaaatcatgggttcgcggcccGGAAATATATCTATCTCGGCCATTAttgagccgacttgaaaaatttttgctgcagaacgctccctagaggacacgtaacaacttccagcgtataaccaaatttgctctgtggcctggtgaggggccctttaaagacaGGGACGAGTTTTAATTTCCGACTAAGGTCTGTgtgagaagaaaaagaacggtTATTTATCCAGGTTACCGGAAAAtatcacagcaaaacaaaaacaaagcccaGATAGACAGCCAGTGCTTGAAGCAACAAAACCCAAACGAAaacgccgccccctcccccccgccaattttattgcgatagcaatttggacactccaggcggatttctaccatcggcgtcgccgtcgccgtgaggttcagtatgagtgaaagcgtgtgagggtgagccggcgaacgcggttcaatctcgcgtgcgtgaGCGAGGAATGGGAGAAACGCCTGTTTGACATGCCGTGCTGCTGTTACTACTTCGCGCTATACACATACCTGAAGCATAACGCACAGTATACGGTAGAAGGCAATAGCGTGGTTGCCGAGTTGCATGCATGGTTTCCAACAGTGGGAGGAAGTCTTCTGCCGCAGACACTGGGATTATTCCGCGGCGGCAGAGTAAGATGGCGCGCAGTGCTAATACAGTGTCGTAAGAGTTTATGTTGCCCTAATGTGTAATCTAAAATGTTCGGTCTGTGTGTGAGTGTGGTTATGTATAGACCCATACGAAAGAGTGGAAGATTGGCTGCCCCTTTCGTAGTCCGACTACGGCATATTGGTGAACGTTTCGTGCGTGGAAGACGCGTACGACGCAGGTGGACACACACAAGCGCTAACCTCAACAAACGACTTTATTCACGGGCTATGATATACATACGCATACATCCAGAATTACCTAGACTAGTCTAGGTGGTATTGATACACCCCGCTCTTCAGGAGGCAAAGATGCCAGATGATGATGTGTCATATGATCAGGGTGCCGAGTCATCCCCAAGTGATGGCAACTATATTTTTTGAAGGTTGTGCCATCCTTGATGAGGTAGAGCTGGCTCAGTGCAAATTAGTGGCAAGCGCTGCGTAGAGAAAGCTGGCTTCACCACGGCAAGACACTTTGCGCGAAGAAGCCAGCTTCACTGTGGCGCTCATTTGACTGGGCTGGGAGAATGTACTCGCATGCGCTGAGACGACACCTCGTGATAACGCATGCCCGTAAACGCTGCTTATTAATTACAGAATCCATCGGGTAGCGGGGCGATTACGTGACAGATGGATTTTCGTGGTAGATGCGCGCTTAGACTTAATTGTGACGCTTGCAAGAACGAACTTGATAATTTTGTATTCTCGGTCGGCTCTGCTCGGCTCCTTTAGTGGGGTCGCTGTATCGTTTCAACTTGACGCAATcatacacattttttttaatgccgaACATATATTTTAATTAACTGTGGCAGATGTGCATTCTTATTACTTTAGGCATGACAAACCGAAATGTTCAGCTGGTGAATTAACCGAGTTCCACTAATTGACCGTTTCGTTAAGTTTTCTTACGGCACATGTTGCGTAATTGAAATCAGGCAGTGACGTTACGTGGATTTAGCGGATGGTCCACACCCCCGAACTACGGTGCCTCCTTGGGCAAggatgttttctttttacaaCCTCCTTGTCCTTAGACCGACGTGCCTACCATATAACGTTCTCACGTGGGTGTCACACGCGCCTGTTCG
Proteins encoded in this window:
- the LOC126543771 gene encoding uncharacterized protein, with translation MMAATGVTGPRGEPSVVNGSLDTVIGSDLDGDPLWTARLLATRPDDIVKAYQDYLSVGCNVLTTCTLRASVQALQEHLSVSVSEAEDLIASSVRLARRSALDMPRTLGADDRTHKNKAPPRISESSAGSASAVRVAGSVGPYGAYLYDGSEYNGSYADRLSCDELLDWHRPRVRCLVRAGGCDLLAFETVPALREALALVRLLREFPGARAWLSFSCQNERLTAKGESVADAVRACLAVDSAGQLEAIGVNCCQACSTCVCGRARPSRRAASTSAKGFSGVYGIGLLASSRFRYVASCP